The following proteins are co-located in the Planococcus plakortidis genome:
- a CDS encoding MerR family transcriptional regulator — MYKVQEVARIAGVSVRTLHHYDSIDLMKPSNKGSNRYRYYSDEDLKLLQQILFLKELGFSLKKIQEIIKNGYEAEYAMARHIELLEQKKFRIEQLIDNARMTQNEFSSGEPLSNEQRFAAFSIRHTPDRIDLYQKPEIEVSVKGDLENIKDETSMLEASSPQAAKPEKEAEDLEEIDREANRIYSAVAGLMNLPADAPEVQEEMAAYYHLLDRFYECTPNMFRNLANLYANDSRFSRTIDQHGDGLSNYLKDAMHVHANALQHA; from the coding sequence ATGTACAAAGTACAAGAAGTGGCAAGAATCGCAGGTGTCAGTGTACGGACACTGCACCATTACGACAGCATCGATTTAATGAAACCGAGCAATAAAGGATCGAACCGATACCGCTATTACAGCGATGAAGACTTGAAATTGCTTCAGCAAATCCTGTTTCTCAAGGAACTTGGGTTTTCGTTGAAGAAAATCCAGGAAATCATAAAAAATGGCTATGAGGCGGAATATGCCATGGCGCGCCATATCGAGTTGCTCGAACAGAAAAAGTTCCGCATCGAGCAATTGATCGACAATGCCCGCATGACACAGAATGAGTTTTCATCAGGAGAACCCCTCAGCAATGAACAGCGCTTTGCCGCATTCTCCATCCGCCATACGCCTGACCGCATCGACCTGTACCAGAAACCGGAAATCGAAGTATCCGTCAAGGGAGACCTGGAAAACATCAAGGATGAAACTTCAATGCTTGAAGCTTCATCTCCCCAAGCAGCCAAACCTGAAAAAGAAGCGGAAGACCTCGAAGAAATCGATCGTGAAGCGAACCGCATCTACAGCGCCGTTGCCGGCCTCATGAACCTGCCGGCCGACGCACCTGAAGTCCAGGAGGAAATGGCCGCCTATTACCATTTGCTTGACCGTTTCTATGAATGCACGCCAAACATGTTCCGCAACTTGGCCAACCTTTATGCGAACGACAGCCGCTTCTCCCGGACCATCGACCAGCATGGCGACGGCTTGTCCAATTACCTGAAAGACGCGATGCACGTGCACGCGAATGCCTTGCAGCATGCGTGA
- a CDS encoding rhodanese-related sulfurtransferase produces the protein MQNHTHNVLLYYLYTPIENPEEFAAEHLAACKEIGLKGRILVSREGINGTCSGTIEQTEQYMEMVKSDPRFADIVFKIDEADGHAFKKMHVRAKKEIVHLGLEDDINPNELTGNYLEPEEFYKLMQDQDTVVIDARNDYEYDLGHFRGAVRPDVETFRDLPNWIQENKEQFEGKKILTYCTGGIRCEKFSGWLKREGFEDVNQLHGGIVMYGKDPEVQGKLWDGQLYVFDERIAVPVNRVEHTIVGKDHFTGEPCERYVNCANPECNAKILCSEENEHKYMRSCSDDCREHPRNRYAFEHGLTGEQVQQRLEALKETAQ, from the coding sequence ATGCAAAATCATACACATAATGTCTTACTGTACTACCTATACACCCCGATCGAAAATCCGGAAGAGTTTGCGGCCGAGCATTTGGCAGCCTGCAAGGAAATCGGGTTGAAAGGCCGTATCCTCGTCTCCCGCGAAGGAATCAACGGCACATGCTCCGGCACGATCGAGCAAACCGAACAATACATGGAGATGGTGAAGAGCGATCCGCGCTTTGCTGACATCGTCTTTAAAATCGACGAAGCGGATGGCCATGCTTTCAAAAAAATGCACGTCCGTGCGAAAAAAGAAATTGTCCACCTAGGACTTGAAGATGATATCAACCCGAACGAATTGACCGGCAATTATCTGGAGCCGGAAGAATTTTATAAATTGATGCAGGACCAGGATACAGTCGTTATCGATGCACGCAACGATTATGAGTACGACTTGGGCCATTTCCGCGGTGCGGTGCGCCCTGATGTGGAAACTTTCCGCGATTTGCCGAACTGGATACAGGAAAACAAAGAGCAGTTCGAAGGCAAGAAGATTTTGACGTATTGCACAGGGGGCATCCGCTGTGAAAAATTCTCGGGCTGGCTGAAACGCGAAGGCTTCGAGGACGTCAACCAGCTACACGGCGGCATCGTCATGTACGGCAAGGATCCGGAAGTGCAAGGCAAGCTTTGGGACGGGCAATTGTACGTCTTTGATGAGCGTATCGCTGTACCGGTCAACCGTGTCGAGCATACCATTGTCGGGAAAGACCATTTCACGGGCGAGCCTTGTGAACGCTACGTCAATTGCGCGAACCCGGAATGCAACGCGAAAATTCTGTGCTCTGAAGAAAACGAGCACAAATACATGCGTTCGTGTTCGGACGACTGCCGCGAGCATCCGCGCAACCGCTATGCTTTTGAGCACGGCTTGACAGGGGAGCAGGTACAACAGCGCCTCGAGGCATTGAAAGAAACTGCACAATAA
- a CDS encoding 2-hydroxyacid dehydrogenase → MKPILFITQKLPEQVVADLQEAYEVRMWPEEERNAPREKLLEEVKEAHALWTMLGDRIDRELFEAAPNLKIVANLAVGYNNIDLDAAREHKVIVTNTPDVLTETTADLTFALMLATARRLVEAEKTVRNGEWKAWTPMGLTGQNVHGTTVGIIGMGRIGEAVCMRAQGFNMEVIYHNRTRKSLEEAQYAELDDLLKRSDFVVILAPLTEQTKGMIGERELSLMKDTAILINCGRGGIVDERALYEALKSKSIWGAGLDVFEQEPLPLDHPLQTLDNLTVTPHIGSATVQTRYAMMQLNKEALQACANHKPVKNRVC, encoded by the coding sequence ATGAAACCGATTTTATTCATTACCCAAAAATTGCCAGAACAAGTAGTGGCGGATCTGCAGGAGGCCTACGAAGTGCGGATGTGGCCGGAAGAGGAGCGCAATGCGCCACGTGAAAAATTGCTTGAAGAAGTGAAGGAAGCACATGCGCTATGGACCATGCTCGGTGACCGAATTGACCGGGAACTGTTCGAAGCGGCACCCAACTTGAAAATCGTCGCGAATCTGGCGGTTGGCTATAATAACATCGATCTTGATGCAGCAAGAGAACATAAAGTGATTGTCACCAATACGCCGGATGTCTTGACCGAAACGACAGCTGATCTGACATTCGCGTTGATGCTGGCGACCGCCCGCCGCTTGGTCGAAGCGGAAAAGACGGTCAGAAACGGCGAATGGAAAGCCTGGACGCCGATGGGATTGACCGGGCAGAATGTGCACGGCACGACTGTCGGGATTATCGGCATGGGGCGGATCGGAGAAGCGGTCTGCATGCGGGCGCAAGGTTTCAATATGGAAGTCATCTACCATAACCGGACGCGCAAAAGCCTGGAAGAGGCGCAATATGCGGAACTTGACGACCTGCTGAAGCGCTCGGATTTCGTGGTGATCCTTGCGCCGCTGACCGAACAGACGAAAGGCATGATCGGTGAACGCGAACTGTCCTTGATGAAAGATACCGCGATCCTCATCAATTGCGGCAGAGGCGGAATCGTCGACGAACGGGCTCTATACGAGGCGTTGAAAAGTAAATCCATTTGGGGAGCAGGGTTAGATGTGTTCGAGCAAGAGCCGCTGCCATTGGACCATCCGCTTCAAACGCTCGACAATTTAACGGTCACGCCGCATATTGGCAGCGCAACAGTACAGACGCGCTATGCGATGATGCAATTGAACAAAGAGGCGCTCCAAGCTTGCGCGAATCACAAACCCGTCAAGAACCGGGTTTGTTAA
- a CDS encoding DedA family protein, with protein sequence MEQWITSVMENYGYFGIFLLILLENVFPPVPSEVVLTAGGFMTSTTSLTVWGVILSATAGSVAGAVMLYGLGLLLDVERLERIIEKHGNWLRLKKADLHKADRWFDRFGGFAVFIGRLIPLVRSLISIPAGMSNMKFVLFLAFTTAGTLIWNTVLVYVGRAVGENREEILQQLGVYSNSVYVLLTIGAIAGLWMYKKRRGGGR encoded by the coding sequence ATGGAGCAGTGGATTACATCGGTAATGGAGAATTACGGCTATTTCGGGATTTTCCTGCTTATTTTGCTGGAAAACGTATTCCCGCCGGTGCCTTCGGAAGTGGTGTTGACGGCCGGGGGATTTATGACATCGACGACCAGCCTCACTGTATGGGGAGTCATCCTGTCGGCCACGGCAGGATCGGTTGCCGGGGCTGTCATGCTCTATGGGCTCGGCCTTTTATTGGATGTCGAACGGCTGGAGCGAATCATCGAAAAACACGGCAATTGGCTGCGCCTCAAAAAAGCGGATCTCCATAAAGCGGATCGCTGGTTCGATCGCTTCGGGGGATTCGCCGTATTCATCGGGCGGCTCATTCCGCTGGTCCGCAGCCTTATATCGATTCCAGCTGGCATGTCCAATATGAAATTCGTTTTATTCCTGGCCTTTACGACAGCCGGCACCTTGATCTGGAACACAGTGCTCGTCTACGTCGGGCGCGCTGTCGGTGAAAACCGGGAAGAAATTCTGCAGCAATTGGGCGTTTATTCGAATAGTGTCTATGTTTTGCTTACCATCGGCGCCATCGCCGGTTTGTGGATGTACAAAAAAAGGCGCGGCGGCGGGCGGTGA
- the mbcS gene encoding acyl-CoA synthetase MbcS, which yields MNVEQLIAPEQYNITSELEAYKNDAERIAVRWFDADNNRVDLSYQKLFSEMNQYAQALMNLGLEKGDRVLIILPRIPEAYITYLACLRAGLVAIPCSEMLRKKDLSYRMEHSGAKAIIAHYKTTAETNSIEENYAALDNKLIVGGKEEGWKSLEELASAESAEFEAVVTDREDMAFLSYTSGTTGNPKGVVHVHGWGYAHVRTAATEWLGVQSGDIVWATAAPGWQKWIWSPFLSTITLGATALVYNGGFDALKYLDILEEEKVNVLCCTPTEYRIMAKVENLKEYKLPHLRSAVSAGEPLNRQVIDAFQDAFHLNVRDGYGQTENTLLVCILQDMDMKPGAMGKPTPGNPVEIINEDGQPAAPGEVGDIAVHKSCPALFREYYRDPERTQASFRGDWYLTGDQASRDEDGYFWFEGRSDDIIISSGYTIGPFEVEDALMKHPSVQECAVVAAPDEIRGNIVKAFVVLRDGGKQDEAMVKELQDHVKGITAPYKYPRVIEFLTELPKTTSGKIRRVELRKMNA from the coding sequence ATGAATGTTGAACAATTGATTGCGCCTGAACAATACAATATCACTTCTGAATTGGAAGCATACAAGAACGATGCCGAACGGATTGCGGTGCGCTGGTTCGATGCGGATAATAACCGGGTCGACCTTTCCTATCAGAAGCTGTTTTCGGAAATGAACCAGTATGCGCAGGCCCTGATGAATCTGGGCCTGGAAAAAGGCGACCGGGTCTTGATCATTTTGCCGCGTATCCCGGAAGCGTACATTACGTATTTGGCTTGTTTGCGTGCAGGGCTTGTCGCGATTCCATGTTCTGAAATGCTGCGCAAAAAAGATTTGAGCTACCGCATGGAGCATTCCGGCGCGAAAGCGATCATCGCGCATTATAAAACGACAGCTGAAACGAATTCCATTGAAGAGAACTACGCTGCGTTGGACAATAAATTGATTGTCGGCGGTAAAGAAGAAGGGTGGAAGTCGCTGGAAGAATTAGCTTCCGCTGAATCGGCAGAATTCGAAGCGGTCGTTACGGACCGCGAAGACATGGCGTTTCTATCTTATACTTCCGGAACGACCGGCAATCCCAAAGGCGTGGTCCATGTCCACGGATGGGGCTATGCGCATGTGCGGACAGCTGCGACTGAATGGCTCGGCGTGCAAAGCGGCGACATCGTTTGGGCAACGGCAGCCCCGGGCTGGCAGAAGTGGATTTGGAGCCCATTCCTTTCGACGATTACGCTTGGGGCGACGGCACTCGTCTATAACGGCGGATTCGATGCACTGAAATACCTGGATATCCTCGAGGAAGAAAAAGTCAATGTGCTGTGCTGCACGCCGACTGAATACCGCATCATGGCAAAGGTCGAAAATTTGAAGGAGTATAAATTACCTCATTTGCGCAGTGCGGTTTCTGCTGGCGAGCCGCTCAATCGTCAAGTAATCGATGCCTTCCAGGACGCATTCCACTTGAATGTCCGTGATGGTTACGGCCAGACGGAAAATACTTTGCTCGTGTGTATCCTGCAGGATATGGACATGAAGCCGGGGGCAATGGGCAAACCGACGCCAGGAAATCCGGTGGAGATCATCAATGAGGACGGACAGCCCGCAGCGCCTGGGGAAGTCGGCGATATTGCCGTACACAAAAGTTGCCCGGCACTGTTCCGTGAATATTACCGGGATCCGGAACGGACGCAAGCGTCTTTCCGCGGTGATTGGTATTTGACGGGCGACCAGGCTTCACGCGATGAAGACGGCTATTTCTGGTTTGAAGGACGCAGCGATGACATCATCATTTCTTCGGGTTATACGATCGGGCCGTTCGAAGTGGAAGATGCGCTGATGAAGCACCCCTCCGTGCAGGAATGCGCAGTCGTCGCAGCTCCAGATGAAATCCGGGGCAATATTGTCAAGGCGTTCGTCGTCTTGCGGGACGGAGGCAAACAGGATGAGGCGATGGTCAAGGAATTACAGGATCATGTCAAAGGAATTACCGCCCCTTACAAATACCCGCGTGTCATTGAGTTCTTGACGGAACTTCCGAAAACGACTTCCGGAAAGATCCGCCGTGTGGAATTGCGTAAGATGAACGCTTAG
- a CDS encoding cation acetate symporter: protein MEQSWQLDNPILGLVVVGATFVLFYIVGFISNRQSKSAKELYVGGSNVGAITNGLAMAATYMSLATFLGITALILQLQVPFIMLWIQLILAIPLITIIYGTSLRRMGAFSPTHFIRDRYGKTASIIAALFMILVSIMYALGQMIGIAITFETLLGIPYITGLFIFGILIVGYITIGGMAGATNNAAIQMVIIALMFIVPLAAIMKAIGASGWYFPPLLYSDMVPAMMDALPSFFDYQFSPKWYFSIIPALTIGALGLPHLAMRVYTASSLKSARSAMVWFAFILGLVFSATYAMGFVGVFATTTQGVTISDADADKLTIILNMVYNPEWVTALVIAGAISAGLSTLSGNLLAIGALISQDIISTLKPNISQRLNLRIGFIAIFAGGIASILLAINPPAFLVVSILWAFGLAGVTNAPLIIVGVWWKEANKFGAIVASVVGGALYIIVSPFVFPSIVLTGHGVTDGMGLSGAMLAVPVSFILLIVVSYITNRMPSLSGKLTKQADIELIERIHGWKDIKAYRYNSTLGAGITVIVSAAVAIWALMPWGM from the coding sequence ATGGAGCAGAGTTGGCAACTGGATAATCCAATACTTGGGCTTGTGGTCGTAGGTGCGACCTTTGTCTTGTTCTATATCGTCGGTTTCATTTCGAACCGCCAAAGCAAATCAGCGAAAGAACTGTACGTGGGCGGATCGAACGTCGGGGCGATCACGAATGGCTTGGCGATGGCCGCAACATATATGAGTTTGGCGACTTTCTTGGGCATTACCGCACTTATTCTACAATTGCAGGTTCCTTTTATCATGTTGTGGATTCAATTGATTTTGGCCATTCCATTGATCACGATCATTTACGGTACGAGTTTGCGCCGCATGGGCGCGTTTTCGCCGACCCATTTCATCCGTGACCGTTATGGCAAGACAGCGTCCATCATCGCTGCGTTGTTCATGATCCTTGTCTCGATCATGTATGCGCTCGGCCAGATGATCGGTATCGCGATCACCTTTGAAACCTTGCTTGGCATCCCGTATATCACCGGTCTATTCATTTTCGGGATTTTGATTGTCGGGTATATCACGATCGGCGGAATGGCGGGAGCAACGAACAATGCCGCCATCCAGATGGTCATCATTGCGTTGATGTTCATCGTGCCGCTTGCTGCCATCATGAAAGCGATCGGTGCTTCGGGGTGGTATTTCCCGCCATTGCTCTATTCGGACATGGTGCCGGCAATGATGGATGCGTTGCCATCATTCTTTGATTACCAATTCTCGCCGAAATGGTATTTCTCCATCATTCCGGCACTGACGATCGGGGCGCTCGGTTTGCCTCACTTGGCGATGCGTGTTTACACGGCTTCTTCATTAAAGAGTGCGCGCTCCGCGATGGTTTGGTTCGCGTTCATTCTCGGTTTGGTGTTCTCTGCGACATATGCGATGGGCTTTGTCGGCGTCTTTGCGACAACTACGCAAGGCGTGACGATTTCCGATGCGGATGCCGATAAACTAACGATCATCTTGAACATGGTCTATAACCCGGAATGGGTCACGGCGCTTGTCATTGCCGGTGCAATCTCAGCGGGCCTTTCGACACTCAGCGGCAACTTGCTGGCGATCGGTGCGTTGATTTCACAGGATATCATCTCGACATTGAAACCGAACATCTCGCAGCGCTTGAACTTACGCATCGGCTTCATCGCGATTTTCGCCGGTGGGATCGCGAGTATCCTGCTTGCGATTAACCCGCCAGCTTTCCTAGTCGTCAGTATCCTATGGGCCTTCGGTTTGGCAGGTGTCACCAATGCGCCGCTGATCATTGTCGGCGTCTGGTGGAAAGAAGCGAATAAATTCGGTGCGATCGTGGCATCTGTTGTTGGCGGGGCGCTCTACATCATCGTCTCTCCATTCGTGTTCCCGAGCATTGTCTTGACGGGGCATGGGGTGACGGACGGCATGGGGCTTTCCGGGGCGATGCTTGCGGTGCCAGTCAGCTTTATTCTATTGATCGTGGTGTCTTATATCACGAACCGCATGCCGTCACTTTCCGGGAAATTGACGAAGCAAGCCGATATCGAATTGATCGAGCGCATCCATGGCTGGAAAGATATCAAAGCTTACCGTTACAACAGCACGCTTGGGGCGGGGATTACGGTTATCGTCTCCGCTGCTGTGGCAATCTGGGCGTTAATGCCTTGGGGAATGTAA
- a CDS encoding mechanosensitive ion channel has product MNDVTNSFQNVGNTIINYIPNILGALLLLVVAWLVATIVRAIFSKGLKKIGADNAMVKGHMAKTKEDADDKLDSIGKILYYLIFILFIPSVLQALDMHNVAQPISNMMDKFLAFLPNLFMAILILVIGYFIAKFVKKLVESLLATMNIDKWFNKMTNKSGTNERVAPSDQNTLAKVLANVVFVIVLIPIVTVALETLNIESISQPIVSMLNQVLGMIPNIFVGIILILAGVFIAKFVADLLIGLLNGTGINRFSSYLSPDKTKEPSFDIAQIIGKVVQAIIIIFFVVEAMNVLQLDVLNSIGNAVIAYLPLLISSLIILGLGLIGAACLGITSPVRQAIDYSGAS; this is encoded by the coding sequence TTGAATGATGTAACCAATTCATTCCAGAATGTCGGGAATACGATCATCAACTACATCCCGAACATTCTAGGCGCCCTGTTATTGCTCGTCGTCGCGTGGCTCGTCGCTACGATCGTCAGAGCGATCTTCTCGAAAGGGCTGAAAAAAATCGGTGCTGACAACGCCATGGTAAAAGGACATATGGCTAAAACGAAGGAAGACGCAGATGACAAACTGGACTCTATCGGGAAAATTCTTTATTATTTGATTTTCATCCTGTTCATTCCTAGTGTATTGCAAGCACTCGATATGCACAATGTCGCCCAGCCGATCTCGAACATGATGGACAAGTTCCTGGCGTTCCTGCCGAACCTGTTCATGGCGATCCTGATCTTGGTGATCGGGTACTTTATCGCGAAATTCGTCAAGAAGTTGGTCGAGAGCTTATTGGCCACGATGAACATCGACAAATGGTTCAATAAGATGACCAATAAATCCGGAACGAACGAGCGGGTGGCGCCAAGCGACCAAAACACGCTAGCTAAAGTCCTGGCGAATGTGGTCTTTGTCATCGTCTTGATCCCGATCGTTACGGTAGCGCTTGAAACCCTGAACATCGAATCGATTTCGCAACCGATCGTCTCGATGCTTAACCAAGTGCTGGGAATGATCCCGAATATCTTTGTCGGCATCATCCTCATCCTTGCCGGCGTCTTCATCGCGAAATTCGTCGCGGATTTGCTGATCGGCCTGTTGAACGGCACGGGCATCAACCGCTTCTCGTCTTATTTAAGTCCTGACAAGACGAAAGAACCATCGTTCGATATCGCGCAGATCATCGGCAAGGTCGTCCAGGCGATCATCATCATCTTCTTCGTCGTCGAAGCCATGAATGTCTTGCAGCTGGATGTGTTGAACTCCATCGGTAATGCAGTCATCGCATACTTGCCGCTATTGATCAGCTCCTTGATCATCCTCGGGCTTGGGCTTATCGGGGCAGCATGCTTGGGAATTACATCACCCGTGCGTCAGGCAATAGATTATTCGGGGGCATCGTGA
- a CDS encoding sensor histidine kinase: protein MKKWMWLAGISLLLLCVWTVVEKGAGYFGKAYTDTEAFHYDFARFTEGLLLFELAPPNATVDQSVASWEIDQYRMDHNSLTDQIQAVRDQYADAVSAAEKEGDSSLVEELKAQRTEEISAVREEFSDDEAAKTAIIEQREADYEEALGQLAAQKTQFEGQASGYTYQLRDLDSGEVFTKGTINDEPFFEQVYSAQEPLYFSNGYWSFDFPYDGANRTLADKRFSGVIQIPEKGVAGASVISGINQFQLLKFFLYFLLAAATAGAWWLFKKRPVRTAWYTELTSYRKWQKLAVEWKLIGFIISAMFALAAANHFAAVLTRPWEAGNGSLLEVFIALACAVLFLSLSMLQAIWLWQHFGNWSCFKEEILQSFTVSQIYSAKDAFLNRTIGFQMAWVLAVVFLWGAGTALMAFQPVLLIVWVPATLLIGLPSLLFLMTRFGYLNRLLQGTEQLAAGRLGAELKVKGKSPLARHAAHLNMLREGYKESVSEQAKSERLKTELITNVSHDLRTPLTSIITYTDLLKNEDLGNEERRKYIDILDRKSERLKVLIEDLFEVSKMASGNAEIAKQQLDMKQLLMQALAEHEEAVQEAGLDVRITAPGHPVYASVDGQKWWRLIDNLILNATKYSLPGSRVYIGLTEGAGELAMTMKNVTRYELGDNIEELLERFKRGDTSRQTEGSGLGLAIAQSIVDLHGGQMKLAVDGDLFKVTVLLPNQQ, encoded by the coding sequence ATGAAGAAATGGATGTGGCTTGCAGGCATTTCCTTGTTGCTCTTGTGCGTATGGACCGTCGTGGAAAAAGGGGCGGGTTATTTTGGCAAAGCTTACACGGACACAGAAGCTTTTCATTACGATTTTGCCAGGTTTACGGAAGGGTTGCTGCTGTTCGAACTGGCTCCGCCGAATGCCACGGTCGATCAATCGGTCGCTTCCTGGGAAATCGACCAATACCGCATGGATCACAATTCCTTGACTGACCAGATTCAGGCGGTCCGGGATCAATATGCGGATGCGGTTTCAGCAGCTGAAAAAGAAGGCGATAGCTCTTTAGTGGAAGAATTGAAAGCACAGCGCACAGAGGAAATTTCGGCTGTTCGTGAAGAATTTTCCGACGACGAGGCAGCGAAAACAGCCATTATCGAGCAACGTGAAGCGGATTACGAGGAAGCACTGGGGCAATTGGCTGCACAGAAAACCCAATTTGAAGGCCAAGCTTCGGGCTATACCTATCAATTAAGGGATTTGGATAGCGGTGAAGTATTCACAAAAGGCACCATCAACGATGAACCTTTTTTCGAACAGGTATATTCTGCACAAGAGCCGCTTTATTTCAGCAATGGTTATTGGAGTTTTGACTTTCCGTATGATGGTGCCAATCGCACGCTGGCAGATAAGCGTTTTTCAGGGGTCATCCAAATACCGGAAAAGGGAGTAGCGGGGGCATCGGTAATCAGCGGGATAAACCAATTCCAGCTGCTCAAGTTCTTCCTGTATTTTTTGTTGGCAGCAGCAACAGCCGGTGCATGGTGGCTATTCAAAAAGCGCCCGGTCCGGACAGCCTGGTATACGGAATTAACCAGCTATCGCAAATGGCAAAAACTTGCCGTCGAGTGGAAACTCATCGGGTTCATCATCTCGGCTATGTTCGCCTTGGCTGCTGCGAACCATTTCGCGGCAGTGTTGACAAGGCCGTGGGAAGCTGGGAATGGCTCTTTACTGGAAGTCTTCATCGCACTGGCATGCGCGGTGCTGTTCCTATCGCTAAGCATGTTGCAGGCAATCTGGCTATGGCAGCATTTCGGCAACTGGAGTTGCTTTAAAGAAGAGATTCTGCAAAGTTTCACTGTTTCCCAGATCTATTCGGCGAAAGATGCCTTTCTCAACCGGACAATCGGTTTTCAGATGGCCTGGGTGCTCGCAGTGGTATTTTTATGGGGAGCGGGGACTGCGCTCATGGCATTTCAACCGGTCTTGCTTATCGTCTGGGTGCCGGCTACATTATTGATCGGGCTGCCGTCGCTGCTGTTTTTGATGACGCGCTTCGGTTATTTGAACCGGCTGCTTCAAGGGACGGAACAGCTTGCTGCGGGAAGATTGGGAGCGGAACTGAAAGTGAAAGGCAAATCGCCGCTTGCCCGCCATGCCGCTCATTTGAATATGTTGCGGGAGGGCTACAAGGAGTCGGTCTCGGAGCAAGCAAAGAGCGAGCGTTTGAAAACGGAACTGATCACCAATGTCAGCCATGACCTCCGCACGCCGCTGACATCGATCATCACCTACACGGATTTGCTGAAGAACGAGGACCTTGGAAACGAAGAACGGCGGAAATATATCGATATTCTTGACCGGAAATCGGAGCGGTTGAAAGTGTTGATTGAAGATTTATTCGAAGTGTCGAAAATGGCCAGCGGCAACGCGGAAATCGCAAAACAACAGCTGGATATGAAACAGTTGTTGATGCAGGCCTTGGCGGAACATGAGGAAGCGGTGCAGGAAGCCGGGCTCGATGTCCGCATCACGGCGCCGGGCCACCCGGTGTATGCTTCAGTCGATGGGCAGAAATGGTGGCGGCTGATCGATAACTTGATCCTGAACGCCACCAAATATTCATTGCCGGGGAGCCGCGTCTATATTGGGCTGACAGAAGGGGCAGGTGAACTGGCCATGACGATGAAAAACGTCACGCGCTATGAACTGGGCGACAATATCGAAGAATTGCTCGAACGTTTCAAGCGGGGAGACACTTCGCGGCAGACCGAGGGTTCAGGGCTTGGGCTCGCCATCGCCCAATCCATCGTCGACCTTCACGGCGGCCAGATGAAGCTCGCAGTAGATGGGGACTTGTTCAAGGTCACCGTCCTGCTGCCGAATCAGCAATAG
- a CDS encoding response regulator transcription factor, whose product MEQLTVMVADDDQEIREGIGIYLKNEGFLVVGAADGQEALDLLETTQVHLVIMDIMMPKLDGIHSTFKIREKRNIPIIMLSARSEDSDKIHGLSIGADDYVTKPFHPMELMARVKSQLRRYVTLGDYEQSGHTLEIDGLRLDSESKTVAVDGAEIRMTPTEFNITELLMQHPGRVFSIGEIYERVWREPAYNAENIVAVHIRKIREKIEADPKNPRYVKVVWGIGYKMEK is encoded by the coding sequence GTGGAACAATTGACAGTGATGGTGGCGGATGATGACCAGGAAATCCGGGAAGGGATCGGCATCTATCTGAAAAATGAAGGCTTTCTGGTAGTAGGGGCAGCAGATGGCCAGGAAGCGCTCGATTTGCTGGAAACGACGCAAGTGCATCTGGTCATCATGGATATCATGATGCCGAAGCTTGACGGCATCCATTCAACATTCAAGATTCGTGAAAAACGCAATATCCCGATCATCATGCTGAGTGCGAGAAGCGAGGATTCCGATAAGATCCACGGGTTGTCGATCGGTGCGGACGATTATGTGACTAAGCCATTCCACCCGATGGAATTGATGGCGCGGGTGAAATCGCAACTCAGACGTTACGTGACTCTTGGGGATTATGAGCAGTCGGGCCATACACTTGAAATCGACGGATTGAGGCTGGATTCAGAGTCGAAAACGGTGGCGGTAGACGGCGCAGAAATCCGTATGACACCGACAGAGTTCAATATAACAGAGTTGTTGATGCAGCATCCTGGCCGTGTCTTTTCCATCGGTGAGATCTACGAACGGGTCTGGCGGGAGCCGGCATATAATGCAGAAAACATCGTCGCTGTACATATCCGTAAAATCCGGGAGAAGATCGAAGCGGATCCGAAAAATCCGCGGTATGTAAAGGTGGTGTGGGGCATTGGCTACAAAATGGAAAAATGA